A genomic region of Miscanthus floridulus cultivar M001 chromosome 3, ASM1932011v1, whole genome shotgun sequence contains the following coding sequences:
- the LOC136546565 gene encoding ribulose-phosphate 3-epimerase, cytoplasmic isoform-like isoform X2: protein MAAAKIAPSMLSSDFANLASEAERMVRLGADWLHMDIMDGHFVPNLTIGAPVIQSLRKHTKAYLDCHLMVTNPSDYVEPFGKAGASGFTFHIEVARDNWQDLIQNIKSKGMRPGVSLRPGTPVEEVFPLVEAENPVELVLVMTVEPGFGGQKFMPEMMDKVRTLRKKYPSLDIEVDGGLGPSTIDVAAAAGANCIVAGSSIFGAADPGAVISVLRRSVEGSQNKN, encoded by the exons ATGGCGGCGGCGAAGATAGCGCCGTCGATGCTCTCGTCGGACTTTGCCAACCTCGCCTCGGAGGCTGAGCGCATGGTCCGCCTAGGCGCCGACTGGCTACATATGGACATCATG GATGG GCACTTCGTTCCTAATCTGACTATTGGGGCTCCGGTGATCCAGAgcttgaggaaacataccaa AGCATATTTGGACTGCCATCTTATGGTCACAAACCCTTCAGATTACGTAGAACCATTTGGAAAGGCTGGCGCTTCTGGATTCACATTCCATATAGAAGTTGCTAGAG ACAACTGGCAAGATCTCATCCAAAACATCAAATCAAAGGGTATGCGGCCTGGTGTATCATTGAGGCCAGGTACTCCAGTGGAGGAAGTTTTTCCCCTG GTGGAAGCAGAAAATCCGGTAGAATTGGTTCTTGTGATGACAGTCGAGCCTGGTTTTGGTGGTCAGAAATTTATGCCAGAAATGATGGATAAG GTGCGCACACTGAGAAAGAAGTACCCTTCCCTTGACATAGAG GTTGATGGTGGTCTAGGCCCTTCAACCATAGATGtggccgcagctgctggggccAATTGCATCGTCGCTGGAAGCTCTATATTTGGCGCTGCGGACCCAGGAGCCGTCATATCTGTGCTGAGGAGGAGCGTTGAGGGCTCTCAGAACAAAAACTGA
- the LOC136546565 gene encoding ribulose-phosphate 3-epimerase, cytoplasmic isoform-like isoform X1 gives MTVRHFVPNLTIGAPVIQSLRKHTKAYLDCHLMVTNPSDYVEPFGKAGASGFTFHIEVARDNWQDLIQNIKSKGMRPGVSLRPGTPVEEVFPLVEAENPVELVLVMTVEPGFGGQKFMPEMMDKVRTLRKKYPSLDIEVDGGLGPSTIDVAAAAGANCIVAGSSIFGAADPGAVISVLRRSVEGSQNKN, from the exons ATGACTGTAAG GCACTTCGTTCCTAATCTGACTATTGGGGCTCCGGTGATCCAGAgcttgaggaaacataccaa AGCATATTTGGACTGCCATCTTATGGTCACAAACCCTTCAGATTACGTAGAACCATTTGGAAAGGCTGGCGCTTCTGGATTCACATTCCATATAGAAGTTGCTAGAG ACAACTGGCAAGATCTCATCCAAAACATCAAATCAAAGGGTATGCGGCCTGGTGTATCATTGAGGCCAGGTACTCCAGTGGAGGAAGTTTTTCCCCTG GTGGAAGCAGAAAATCCGGTAGAATTGGTTCTTGTGATGACAGTCGAGCCTGGTTTTGGTGGTCAGAAATTTATGCCAGAAATGATGGATAAG GTGCGCACACTGAGAAAGAAGTACCCTTCCCTTGACATAGAG GTTGATGGTGGTCTAGGCCCTTCAACCATAGATGtggccgcagctgctggggccAATTGCATCGTCGCTGGAAGCTCTATATTTGGCGCTGCGGACCCAGGAGCCGTCATATCTGTGCTGAGGAGGAGCGTTGAGGGCTCTCAGAACAAAAACTGA